One Triticum dicoccoides isolate Atlit2015 ecotype Zavitan chromosome 3B, WEW_v2.0, whole genome shotgun sequence genomic window, GCAATAATTAATTGGGTAATGTCCACGCAGAGGGTTTTCACAACTCAGGTGTCAAGTCAAAAATACCTGACAATGGTATGCAAGTACGCAGATTGTGCCGCCAGGGTGCATGGCTATATCCCGAAGTATGGCACACGTTGGGTCATCAGTGACTTAGTTAATCACACTTGTCTTATTCCCTGCATCCCTCAAGATCATGCCAACCTTTCATCCATGCTTATTGCGTGGTTGTTTTACAATGAGATAGTGCAGGGCAAAGCTATGGAAGTGAGGGCAATCCAGACAAACGTCTTTGCAAGATTCAAGTATAGAACTTCTTATGGCAAGGCTTGGAGGGCTAAACATGTGGTGCTTGAGAGGAGATTTGcttcttattttgatgcatatgacTTTGTTGTCAAGATCCTCCACACACTGCAGCAGCAGAATCCAAGCACCTATATTGATATCCAAGACCTCGTCATGCCAGAGTTCCCAACTATGAGGGTGCTGCATCGTCTCTTCTTCTCTTTTGGTGTATGCATCAAAGCTTTTAGGCATTGCCGACCGGTGATATGTGTTGAATTTACTTTTCTCACTGGCAAGTACAAGGGTCAGATCCTAATAGCCATAGGTCAAGACGGCCAAAATCAAGTTGTCCCACTCgcatttgcttttgtggagagtgAGAACATTTAAAGTTGGACATGGTTCTACAGGCAGTTGAAAATATTAGTTGTGAAGGTGAAGCCCAATGTGTGCATCGTTCATGATAGGCATTCAGGTATACTCAGTGCGATAAGGACACTGACAAACCCATGCCATGAGGAACAAGCTCCATGGCAAGACTTGCAGAACCGTTGGTGCATGTGCCATCTGGGGGCTAATTTCTTCTTGCAGTTCAGAAATAAGAGCGTGATGAATCTGTTCAAAAAACTCTACAAGAAGAACCAGTTATGGAAGTACAATTTGATACATGATACTCTTAATGTGTGCATGCAGAGACACGTTAGGGACAGGAAACCTGCAAGAGATGCAGTGGTGGGGGCACATGTTGAAGCAGTAGCTGCACAGTTGGCAACAGGAACATCGGTCATGGAGGAGGAGCCTGTTGGGCTATGAGACCTACCAGGCATTGACCCACCTGGTACTAGGAGAAGGCTTGGGAGGTCGATTAAAACCTTCCAACAGTGGATAGAGCATGAGCCTCTGGAGAGGTGGTCTTTGCTACATGACACACATGGAGGAAGGTACGGTGTCATGACAATGATCCTCGCGGAAACATACAAGTTTGTCCTCAGAGGAAACCGGGCATTGCCACTTACAGCCATCGTTGAGGGTATTTTCTATGGCACCGTGAAGTATTTCAAAGATAGACGTCAAAAAGAAGAGCAGCATATCTCGAACAACCCGAATACACGTTATTGTGAAAGAGTCATGAAGTACATGGACAACAAGATGCAAAAAGCTAGGTCACACACTGTAGTCGCCATCGCTAATCAAGAAAGAAGGTTTGAGGTCTGCTTAGCCAACAACAACATCTGTCTCTTCACTCAACCTCTCAGCTCAGACAGCAGGAGAAAAATGGGCGCGGTGCTTTCTACGAAGAAAGCGACGAAAATGGGTGTGGAcgaggtggaggtggtggagtcgtgcatGGTGGCACCCTGCCAGGAGACGCCCAGGAGAGGCATGTGGCTCTCCCCGCTCGACCTCATGCTGGTCAACAGAGGCCACACCCCCGCCGTCTACTTCTACCCGTACCGCTCCGAACCCGGTGACTTCTTCGACGTGGCCAGGCTCAAGGCGGCGATGGCCAAGGCACTCGTTGCTTTCTACCCCCTGGCCGGCCGTCTCGGCATGGACGGCAACGGCCGGGCAGAGATTGACTGCACCGGCCAGGGCGCGCTCTTCGTCGTCGCTCGCTCGGACCTCACCATCGACGACTTCTGCAGCTTCTTGTCGTCGCCGGAGCTGAGGGCGCTCTTTGTTCCCCGCGTCGAAGACCACTCGCCGTCCGTCTTGTGCGCTGTCCAGGTGACCTTCTTGAAGTGTGGCGGGGTGGCGTTATGGACGGCGCTGCACCACGCGGCTGTCGACGCCATCAGCGCGTTCCACTTCTTGCAGACGTGGTCTGCCTTCTCCAggggcggcggcgtggcggcgtTAGAGCTCCCGTTCCACGACCGGACCCTCCTCCGCGCGCGCTCCCCACCCTTGGTCCACCCCGACGCCTTCTCGGTCTTCTGCCCCAAGCTGAACCTATCCGTGGAGCCGTCGGAGACCGTAGTCACCCAGGCTTTCGTCTTCTCCAAGGACCAGGTCACCACTCTCAAGCGTGCGTGCGTCGGCGGTGACGGCGGCCGCGTGAGCACGTTCTGCGCCCTGAGTGCCCACGTGTGGCGGTATGTCTGCGTCGCCCGCCGGCTGCCACCGGACGCCACCACCCGCCTCACCTTCCCGGCCAGCGTCCGGCGCAGCATGAGGCCACCTCTCCCGCCTGGCTACTGCGGCAACGGGTTCATCTGGCTTGGCGCGGCTGGCAAGGTGCGAGACGTCACCTCCTCGGAGTCGGAGGACCTGGCGTTCGTGGCCGGCCAGATCAGCAGCGCCGTCCGTCGGATGGACGACGAGCTAGTGCGCTCGGCGATAGACTACTTCGAGCTCACCGAGCCGGCGCCGGGGCGCATGCCAGACACGGAACTGCGGGTGATCAGCTGGCTTGGCATGCCGGTGTACGACGTGGACTTCGGGTGGGGGAAGCCGCTGGTAATGCTGCGCGCCGTGTCGGAGCGCGCCGGGTTCGTCCATCTGATGAACAGCGGGAAGGGGGACGGCAGCGTGCGCGTCCTCATATGTACGGAGGCCGCGATCCTCAACGACTTCCAGCGCCTACTGTACGCCCGGTTCTAGCTCCATGCGCCGCCTGACATCAGAGTCTTTCGCCCTGTCAAGTTATCAAACACCTCCACTGCCACCACGATGGTATTTTTGGAACTAACGTTTGGGACCCACTCAGTCTCTTGTATTGTGTCAGTATCTTTTTTTGGCGTGAGAAACTTTCAATCAGGTAATAAAAAATTACAATaaggtccgtagaccacctagcggcaACACTATAAACACTTGAGTGAGCCGAAGACACGCCGCCGTCAGCGCTCCTCCCTCGTAGGAGGCGGGCAAACCTTGTTTTTGTGAACAGTCGGAAAGTCATCATGCTAACGTCCCACAGGACCAATGCACCAGAGCAGCAACCATCGCTAATAAAGAAAATCGTAGATTCGAAGCATCAAATCTATAAACACCCAAACGACG contains:
- the LOC119282610 gene encoding putrescine hydroxycinnamoyltransferase 1-like, translating into MGVDEVEVVESCMVAPCQETPRRGMWLSPLDLMLVNRGHTPAVYFYPYRSEPGDFFDVARLKAAMAKALVAFYPLAGRLGMDGNGRAEIDCTGQGALFVVARSDLTIDDFCSFLSSPELRALFVPRVEDHSPSVLCAVQVTFLKCGGVALWTALHHAAVDAISAFHFLQTWSAFSRGGGVAALELPFHDRTLLRARSPPLVHPDAFSVFCPKLNLSVEPSETVVTQAFVFSKDQVTTLKRACVGGDGGRVSTFCALSAHVWRYVCVARRLPPDATTRLTFPASVRRSMRPPLPPGYCGNGFIWLGAAGKVRDVTSSESEDLAFVAGQISSAVRRMDDELVRSAIDYFELTEPAPGRMPDTELRVISWLGMPVYDVDFGWGKPLVMLRAVSERAGFVHLMNSGKGDGSVRVLICTEAAILNDFQRLLYARF